In Drosophila teissieri strain GT53w chromosome 2R, Prin_Dtei_1.1, whole genome shotgun sequence, the following proteins share a genomic window:
- the LOC122614806 gene encoding putative gustatory receptor 57a, whose translation MAVLYFFREPETVFDCAGFICVLQFLMGCNGFGISGSNFKITRASRIYSMSVAMVALICLFGSLSVLLAAEDVQERLAKADNLLLSISVLELVMSTVVFVVTVISLQVFARRHLGIYQRLAALDSRLMADFGANLNYRKMLRKNIALLGIVTIIYLMAINSAAFQVASGHRALFLLFALCYTIVTGGPHFTGYVHMTLAEMLGIRLRLLQQLLQPEFLNWRFPQQHVQELRIRQVVSMVQELHYLVQEINRVYALSLWAAMAHDLAISTSELYILFGQSVGLGQQNEEENSGGYRMLGYMVLCMSPPLYKLLIAPFYCDRTIYEARRCLRLVEKLDEWFPQKSTLRPLVESLMSWRIQARIQFTSGLDVVLDRKVIALFTSILVNYLLILISFAMTQKMGEQIEQQKIALQEWIGF comes from the exons ATGGCCGTGTTGTACTTCTTCCGCGAACCGGAAACGGTTTTCGACTGTGCCGGATTCATTTGCGTGCTGCAGTTCCTCATGGGATGCAATGGGTTTGGCATAAGTGGATCCAACTTCAAGATCACTCGGGCAAGCAGGATCTACTCCATGTCGGTGGCCATGGTGGCGTTGATCTGTCTCTTTGGCTCGCTGAGTGTCCTTTTGGCCGCCGAGGATGTACAGGAACGTCTGGCAAAGGCCGACAATCTGCTGCTGAGCATTTCGGTGCTGGAGTTGGTAATGTCCACCGTGGTCTTTGTGGTCACTGTGATATCGCTGCAAGTATTTGCACGCCGCCATTTGGGAATCTATCAGAGATTGGCCGCCTTGGATTCCAGGCTAATGGCCGACTTTGGCGCCAATCTGAACTATAGAAAAATGCTGAGGAAGAACATAGCGCTGCTGGGCATCGTGACCATCATTTACTTGATGGCCATCAACAGTGCCGCCTTCCAAGTGGCCAGCGGTCATCGAGCGCTCTTTCTGCTCTTCGCCCTGTGCTACACGATAGTCACCGGAGGACCCCACTTCACGGGCTATGTGCACATGACCCTGGCCGAGATGCTGGGCATCCGCTTGCggttgctgcagcagctgctccaacCGGAATTCCTCAACTGGCGATTTCCGCAGCAGCACGTACAGgagttgcgtatacgccaggTGGTGTCCATGGTCCAGGAGCTGCACTATCTCGTCCAGGAGATCAACCGGGTGTACGCGCTCAGTCTGTGGGCGGCCATGGCCCACGACTTGGCCATCAGCACCAGTGAGTTGTACATCCTGTTTGGCCAGTCCGTGGGCCTTGGCCAGCAGAACGAGGAGGAGAACAGCGGTGGCTATCGCATGCTCGGCTATATGGTCCTGTGCATGAGCCCACCGCTCTACAAGCTGCTGATAGCTCCATTCTATTGCGATCGCACCATTTACGAGGCCAGGAGATGTCTACGCCTCGTCGAGAAGCTGGATGAATGGTTCCCCCAGAAGTCCACGCTGCGTCCCTTGGTCGAGTCGCTAATGTCGTGGCGGATTCAGGCCAGGATTCAGTTCACCAGTGGCCTAGATGTTGTCCTCGACCGCAAAGTTATCGCTTTG TTTACATCGATTCTGGTCAATTACCTGCTCATCCTCATCTCATTCGCCATGACCCAAAAGATGGGCGAGCAAATCGAGCAGCAGAAGATTGCACTGCAGGAATGGATTggattttaa